A genomic region of Gossypium hirsutum isolate 1008001.06 chromosome D01, Gossypium_hirsutum_v2.1, whole genome shotgun sequence contains the following coding sequences:
- the LOC107921632 gene encoding uncharacterized protein, whose amino-acid sequence MVPNRLTLQMMEKKPTETFKQYAQRWRDISAQVEPSLTKTEITVLFINTLKALFYDKLVESATKDFADIVISRELIENTIKRGRMEGPESSKRAVPVRKKKVETHMVKNASHNTSNPYSSQPRPHYRLPSNFYFPPQGSYYPTPSLYPVYAMNNQRLFAMFPPNTMPTQSQPKNDQRPAKPSSEKPQFTIIPVPYGELYLKLLKKQLISPHYMAPLKPPYPKWDDPNASCTYHARNQGHSTENCLALKRRVQDLIDAGILRFDGVSNMAGNPLPNHTDGNVNAVTNEDGRRAKSCVAKVKTPLRNVWEMMVKKGLLCPQNRIVKEENIIGPSFCDFHGTGEHDIQSCKGFRKLLQDMMDNKEVKIFDRIKEADEGEICVSEDQPSAIPYSADRPLVIYYEAKNEEVKPKVIIEVPSPFPYKDSKAISWRYDVNIVVPEGEKSKATAGSVSGVGHFTRNGRCYSLEMVEPKKKVIVSNQKGKAPLQEDEIDVEISSE is encoded by the coding sequence atggtaCCTAATCGACTAACTTTACAGATGATGGAAAAGAAGCCAACGGAGACTTTCAAACAATATGCACAAAGATGGAGAGATATttcagctcaagtggaaccctCGTTGACTAAAACAGAGATAACAGTCCTCTTCATCAATACTCTAAAGGCGTTGTTTTATGATAAGTTAGTAGAAAGCGCTACGAAAGACTTTGCAGACATTGTAATATCTAGGGAGCTTATAGAGAACACTATCAAGAGGGGGAGGATGGAAGGCCCTGAAAGTTCAAAAAGGGCAGTACCCGTGAGGAAAAAGAAGGTAGAAACCCATATGGTCAAAAATGCAAGCCACAATACTTCCAACCCTTACTCATCCCAACCACGACCTCATTACCGCCTGCCTTCAAACTTCTACTTTCCTCCTCAAGGTTCTTACTATCCAACACCTTCTCTTTATCCTGTATATGCCATGAATAATCAAAGACTATTTGCCATGTTTCCACCAAACACCATGCCAACACAAAGCCAACCCAAAAATGACCAAAGACCAGCAAAACCCAGTTCTGAAAAACCTCAATTCACCATAATTCCTGTGCCATACGGAGAATTATATCTGAAACTATTGAAGAAGCAATTGATATCCCcacattacatggcacccctgaAGCCCCCATATCCGAAATGGGATGATCCTAACGCTAGTTGTACGTATCATGCTAGAAATCAAGGGCATTCTACAGAAAATTGTCTTGCcctcaaaaggagagttcaagacCTTATTGATGCGGGCATTTTGCGTTTTGATGGTGTTAGTAATATGGCTGGAAATCCTCTTCCTAACCATACTGATGGAAATGTGAATGCAGTGACAAATGAAGACGGGAGGCGAGCCAAAAGCTGTGTTGCTAAAGTAAAGACGCCTTTGCGAAATGTATGGGAGATGATGGTTAAAAAGGGTTTGCTCTGTCCTCAAAATAGAATTGTCAAAGAAGAAAACATAATAGGTCCAAGTTTTTGCGACTTCCATGGCACTGGTGAGCATGACATTCAATCTTGTAAGGGATTCCGAAAACTACTCCAAgacatgatggataacaaggaggtCAAGATTTTTGATAGAATAAAGGAGGCCGATGAAGGAGAAATATGCGTCTCTGAGGATCAACCATCAGCTATCCCTTACAGCGCCGATCGACCTTTGGTGATTTATTACGAGGCGAAGAATGAAGAAGTCAAACCAAAGGTGATAATTGAGGTGccatctcctttcccttacaaggacagTAAGGCAATATCATGGAGATATGATGTCAATATTGTTGTACCCGAAGGTGAAAAGTCAAAGGCTACAGCTGGCAGCGTTAGTGGGGTGGGACACTTTACCCGTAATGGTAGATGTTATTCTCTCGAAATGGTTGAACCAAAGAAGAAAGTCATTGTCTCGAATCAAAAAGGAAAAGCACCGTTGCAAGAGGATGAGATCGATGTTGAAATATCATCTGAATAG
- the LOC107921631 gene encoding uncharacterized protein yields MAKMMVMMTALVKGKGSVQSPHIVESQSRANQDPPYPPEFTPPHAHAMQRGYPQGEPTVLEQRPVPPAHLGQGIFVSNPGANLADPIVPDLDDPVEIAKLKTDDYNTQDRYKILEERLKAIEGTEVFSALSAKELSLEPDLVLPLKFKVPEFEKYDGTRCLKAHLIMFCQKMTSYVNEENLLIHCFQDSLDGSALQWYNQLSREKI; encoded by the coding sequence atggctaaaatgatggtGATGATGACAGCTTTGGTTAAAGGAAAGGGATCCGTGCAAAGCCCTCACATCGTAGAGTCCCAGTCAAGAGCTAATCAAGATCCACCTTACCCCCCAGAATTCACTCCACCTCACGCTCATGCAATGCAAAGAGGATATCCTCAAGGGGAACCTACAGTCCTAGAACAACGTCCTGTACCACCTGCTCATCTAGGGCAAGGTATATTCGTATCAAACCCCGGGGCTAATCTAGCAGATCCAATtgttccagatttggacgatccGGTGGAAATAGCAAAGTTGAAAACTGATGATTATAATACTCAAGATAGGTACAAGATCCTGGAAGAAAGGCTAAAAGCAATAGAAGGTACTGAAGTCTTCTCTGCATTAAGCGCCAAAGAGCTTAGTTTGGAACCCGATCTGGTCTTACCCCTGAAATTCAAGGTGCCAgagtttgaaaaatatgatgGAACGAGATGTCTAAAGGCACATCTTATCATGTTTTGTCAAAAGATGACTAGCTACGTGAATGAGGAAAACTTACTGATACACTGTTTTCAGGACAGTTTGGATGGATCGGCTCTTCAGTGGTATAATCAGCTTAGTAGAGAAAAAATTTGA